The sequence below is a genomic window from Dermacentor andersoni chromosome 6, qqDerAnde1_hic_scaffold, whole genome shotgun sequence.
GGCAAGTTTTTACGTGATCGAAGCCATTGTTCCTTCGCTTCAACGGAACACATCTGGACAAGAATAACTGGTGTAGCATTGTCCCTACTGGGTAGACGGTGGATAGCAGAGACTTGAGTTGCCGCAAAGTTAGGTACCTCAAGTTGTTGCGCAAGATCACTGAGGAAGGATTGCAAGTTCTCCTTTGGCTTGCTGGGAAACCCGTGGATCTCGAAATTCTTTCTCCTACTATACTGCtccatttcattcatttgctcACTTATTTTGTCGATCAGGTCTGACTGTAACTCGACGGTAGAAGACAGCGAGTCAACCTTGGAACGTAATTCCGCCACCTCCGTCTGATTTTTGTTGACTGTCTGCAATACCGAGTCATATTTTGTGGAAAGAAATTCTATTGAAGTCTGCACTACCTGTATCGAGTTCTCGATCTTTCCAACTGAGTCCTTAAATGTAAGAAGTTCCTGTACTTTCGTGGCGAGTATTTCTACGCTAGATTCAAGTCGGTCTAGTTTTTCATTTACAGCAGTAAATTGCTGTGCAAACGATTCTTCTTTTGCTGTCTGTGTCAAGTCTCCTTGTGTGCTTTTTTCCGGTCGACATGTTTGGCACAGCCAGGTTTCACGTTTAACTGCACTCATTTTTGCGTAGCTGTTTTCAACTACTGTAGAGCATCGTTTTCCAAGGTGGAAACCTTCTTGGCAAGCCGAACATGTTAAATATTTCGCATCTAAAGGTAACGGCTTAGAGCAAGCAGCACAATCAGAAGGCATTTctgtgcagtcagcggcaaaaaaatacaataataaaATAAGAGAGCAAAAGGCTCACCTGCCGAAAGGCATGAAATGATTAGCTCCGGGAAcgtatttgccgctgactgcaaagaAGCCGAGCGATGCTGTTCCTTAAGTAGGCATTCCCAAGCGTCTGGGGTGCAGGCTAGGTGATGTGCTGACGAGAGGGTGACAGCTTGCGGACGAAAACTGCAGACGGAAGCACGCTGTCTGCGCAGACACTGCGCAGATCCAGGTTCACCGATGCCAGCGGCTGCACTGCCCGTGTCTCAGTGAAGCGTCCGATGACCGCATGCAGTACCTGCCGAAAGGCATGAAATGATTAGCTCCGGGAAcgtatttgccgctgactgcaaagaAGCCGAGCGATGCTGTTCCTTAAGTAGGCATTCCCAAGCGTCTGGGGTGCAGGCTAGGTGATGTGCTGACGAGAGGGTGACAGCTTGCGGACGAAAACTGCAGACGGAAGCACGCTGTCTGCGCAGACACTGCGCAGATCCAGGTTCACCGATGCCAGCGGCTGCACTGCCCGTGTCTCAGTGAAGCGTCCGATGACCGCATGCAGTACCTGCCGAAAGGCATGAAATGATTAGCTCCGGGAACGTATTTGCCGCTGAGGATGATGATATCTTTTGTGCGCGGACACGAAAACTTTATGGTGCCCTTGCCGTATACAGCTCTGCTGTAGAAGGAATATGCCAGTGGACAACAGAATTCAATGTTGCATTCAACAGCATTCAAACATCCACGAATTTTTGCCTTTCTTATATACAGGACCTGCTCGCCCTTTGTCGCAAGGAGCGAGACAAAATGACAGTGTCAGAGTGGAACATTCATAATAGCTGCGCCGCTAACGGGGAGAAAGAAGGAACAGGCGACACACCCGCAGATTTCAATTAGTTTGCAGAGCGTGAAAGAAATAGCGACCGACACGTAAGCTACGGAGTTGATACAGGAGCCTATATCCCGCTACCATCGTTATTTCCTTCGTTGTTCTTGCAGAGAGCGCCCATGGCACCATAGAAAATGCTGGCACTACGTTGTGCTGGCACTACGTCCGTGACTGCACTTGCTGTCACGGACGCAGCTTCCCATCGCGAAAATTCTCCAATATGGCGCGATGACGACGTAAGCGTATAATATTCCCTGCCGCGAGTAACCGCCTTCTTTGGAGGAAAGAAAGCTCAGGAGAGACCCCGGCCCTACCGGCAGTGTTGGAGCCACGCGATACGTCAGCAGACGCAGCTGCTCAACGAGCCGGTTCACCAAGAAGACACCTTCGACGATATTAGTGCAAGCCTTCTATGCTAGAAAAAGCTTGATTCAGTGGTTGCTGGTAGTCAAGTACCCGGCTGTCCGGCAGAAACCTAGCCAAGCTGATAAAAACATAATGGTAATGTATACAATCATAATATCTAAGGTGATCATAAATCCATCCTTCAATGTCAGGAAAGTATATTTTGTGTACTCAGGACCTGTCTAACCAGAGATGCCTAAATAAACAAGTTTCTATTTGTTGAAATCTTGGACTACATTTAATATTGCGGTACCATTCTTTTACAGAATATCATGCTCCCAGTTCAGTATTTGAAAATTGTTTAAAAATCTTTGCTACCTAACCAACCAATTACTACTCAAAAATTTACTGATGCCGCAACAGAACTTACAAGTATACTCAACCGGTCCCATAGCCGTTCAAAATAGTGGTTTGTTGGGCTAGTTACATGGTTATGCTAACAGTGCTGCCCAAGTTGAAACAGCAAAACCACGCAATGCAAACGTAGATAAAGCGACGGGGAGGCAGCAGCCCAGCTTCCTTTCCAGCCGTTGTCGCTTAGTCTATGtttgcttctgctttttttttgttatcctgTTTCAAATTTACTGTCATTTTCGTAGTGTAGCCTATAGTCGTATATTGTGTTGCTTGTTTTGCGAGGTTGTCCAGTGTAACCggcgaaaaaaagagaaagaggaagtcAGCGATACAGGGCCCGATCGTACACTATACGCGCGGTGCTGCAGCATATTGACGCAAACATTTTAGATAAAAGGAGGACTGCAGCCTGCGCATAAGGAAGTTCTGCTAGCATCCGATTCACATTTCCTGTGTGCAGGGAGAGTCATGGAAAGTTCGTTGTTCGGAAAGAGATGTTTGGGGCCCGCGGTACAACTTCAGCGCAACAATTGAAGCAGGTTCGCTTGAGAGAGAGACATAAATTTATTGGTTAAAAATGAGAAAATTTCGCCTGCATGTATGCAGGTATTTACGTACTACTCTGTCTATAAATAGGGGGCAGCGGCAGAAATGCTCTAGGATGAGCCGAGGGGAACGAAAAACAAAGCCGAACATATTATTATTAGTCACGGTATATATAGATGAGACAAACGTGATGTTGCTCGTACAGACGTGCGGACAGGAAGTCCCGAGTTTGCGCTAGTTCGACAGAGTAAACTCCGAATAAGAGACATGACAAGTCCAGTGCTCTTTTCACCACCACGAAACCTCGACTGCGGCTCCCAAAATGGGGAGTCATTCGAGCATCCAGACCCTGAGCTCTTCGCCGCAACGGCAAAGCGAAAGATAGACTTTGGTGGCTACCGCATGGGACCACTTAACCCGAAGGAACTGCTGCTTTGCCTTGATGTCCTGAAGCTAGAGCCCAGTGCCCTGAGAGTAAAGGACCTGGACACCTTGAACACTCTTATCAAGGCCCACGTTGAAAGGATCCCTTTCCAAAATATAGACGTGTTCCTCGGCCATCAGCCACCGCTTGATGACGACTCCGTGTTCCGCAAGGTGATCGACCAACGTCGCGGTGGCTGCTGCCTGGAGCTCAATAACATCTTCGCCAGGCTTCTGCTGACACTGGGCTTCAAGTTCCACATTCGGGCTGCCCGGGTCCGCTGGAGTCGTCCAATGGACTCGTCACTCACTCCCCTAACACACATGCTCTTATGCGTCGACCTAGACGAGGAAGGCGAGTACTTCGCTGACATGGGCTTCGGCGGTGGGCCCAATCCGTTCAAGGCACTTCCTGTAGAAGGCGAGGCTGAGCCTTACCGTGCGCGCAGACTCGATGAAGAAGGTAACATCGAGGTGGCCATCAAGTGGACGGGACGCGATGGCGCATCGCCGACTTGGCGTCCACTGTTTGACGTGTTTGCTCCACCGCAAAATTGGATCGACATCGTCCCAATGTACTGGTACATCAAGCTGCACCCGCGATCGCTTCTCCGTCACACGCTCATGGTGGGGCGCTTCGATGAAGATTCGTGGCTGATGCTAGTGAACGGTCGCTTCTGTCGCCGCTCGACCATCGGGCAAGTGGAGCACCGTCACATCAAGGACGTGGAAGAAGTTCTTCGCCTCTTCGACACCGAGTTTGCTATAAAGCTGAATCCCGACATCGACCTCGATTTCCTCAGGTCAAGGATTAAGAGCGTTATATAGAAATTCAACAGGAGATGAATTGGTGATAGAATGTTTTATTTTATCTCCAGCGTGTTTTGCGCAACATTGAGCAAATAACTGTCGTGAAACGTACATTTAAAATGGCCTAGTGTTGAATAAATATACTGCATGCGGTGCtgacttgggcaagttggttgaaCGTCAATACGTTGTCGTCTTTCCTTAGTCCTGCTTGTATCTTGTAGACGCTCAACATAGGAGAAACTTGAATGACCATGCACTCAAGATAAATACTGCGTGCACTGCCGTTCAAATATTACTGATGGGTGTTTATTTGCttacttatttaattatttatttatctttattgtttatttatacaAGGTGCCCTCAGTGCCATGTTGGCGTTACAGAGTGGTATATTTTTCGGAAATTGTTGGAGATGCAAGTCTTAAACAAATATTTATCGAGCTTGCTGGTGATGGAGGCGGAGAGGTGACTTCATTCCGATGACGTCTTGGCACAAAGCAATGAAAGTAGAAGTTGGTGCGGCTGCTTGGCACTTGAGCTTTAAAGCAATGGTCTACACATTATGACAGGAAGGATGGCGCATCAAAAATACCGTTCTTAAGATAATGATTATAGAAAAGGTCCTATAAAAAAAGACAGAGATGGGTAATTTTTCTGCGAGAAAAATTATCAAGATCAAGGGAGGACTTCATCACAGGCACGCTGGAAATATAAGAATACTTGAAACAAAATATAAAACGTTCTGAGCGCTTCTGTATGGGCAAAAGAGGAGAAATGAGCACAGCTGATGGGTGGCCCCACATACACGAGGTGTACTCGAGCTTAGACATGACGAAGGTTTCCTAGAGTGTTAGTTTTAGTTGAACACAGCTATGGACCCTGCCTTATGGCCTTACTGCTCTAGTTGTTCTCATGTGCCGCAGTGATCGCACCAGGAACCTCGAAATGCTTCGAAGGATGCTTATGAAGAAACCATAATATTAGCAATAACATCGAAAAGAAATTACCCTCGAGTGGTCCTGTGCAGCCTTCTAACTACGTACCGGCATATTGCTTGTAGAATAATTTACCTCTCAACTACGCTGGTATTTTCCTTCCGGTCCTCGAATTTCTTTCAGGGCACTAATTGCTCTATGCAGCTAATAAACAAACGAACAAATGATTCTGTTCTATTGGAACGGTGGCGCAGAAACATACCTAGAGTACCGCAGAATTCCTATTGGTCCCTGAGGAAAGCTTCTTTGTCAAAGGACAAGCTTTGCGATAATCATTACAATGGTCTCATTGACAAATTTATTATGGACGCAAAATAACCCCTTGGGTGAAACTAGTCCGGATGTCATACGTGAATTAGTGGTCGATCATTTGAATAAAATGGGCTGCGCCAGAAATTGCActtttgattttctttctttcacatgTGCTTTCCATGGCTGTGCATTCCTACAGGTAAAAATATGTCATATGGTACGTCGTCACAAATTCGTCGCACTTGACGTCACACTGAATGAGCATTTAGGACAAATGTTTTTTGGAATGTACGCTGAAGTAATTGCAAAAAGAAGTGGCCTCTTCGCAGTTTAAAAGAATAATTATGGGGCGTTAAATGCCAAGGTactgatctgattatgagggacgttTTACTTGGGACCCCCTTGATACTTTGGCCACCTGAGATTCCTTAATGAgcacaaaaatttaactgcacaAGTATTTTCGGATACCTCGCCCATCTAAATTCCATCATCACGTCTGAGCACTAACCAGCCTCCACACACACAATAGTGTAAAGCCATATGCACTTGGTCGCGTTTCATGTGTCACAAATTTTTTGACGGCTTCACTGTAAATCGTGTCTTTTCGGCTTCAGTTTTGTGCCTGTGATCACAACGGCCATCATTAAGCGCCAAATGCTTTGGAATTCCCTGTAGATAAGGTCAAATGGAAATTCAATTTTCACCTGATAAAACACAAATTTTCTATCATTCCACATGATTCCTCAGCTTATGTGGATGAAATTAAACAATATGTCTTAGCTCTTCCTCTTGTAAGTCTATCCTGTCATCTACACAGATGCACTAAAGGAACCTCACATATATATTTGCATAACGTCGGCGCCTGATTCGTAAGTAGTATGATcaagaacgaacgaacaaacgtgGTGATCCCCTAAGCCAACACGAAACACCTAAGTTATagtttttacgtgccgaaactgtgacctcattatgaggcacgcgaaaGTGGGGGACTCCACGTAAATTTttagcacctggggttctttgacgagcgcccaatgcaaggtgCACGATTGTTTTTGCAATTCGCCCACATCGAACCACGGCCGCCACAGCCGTGATTCCATCCCCCGATCTCATCCTTAGCAGAGCAACGCCATAAACActaagccaccacagcgggttAAAACAAAACTATGCCGttatattgttttcttttgttcagctTCGCATTTCCATTTAAGGCAACGCAATAGTCAGAAGCAGAGGCACAGAAAGGACTCGCATTAAAGCTCATTTCTGCACGTTACACAGTGCTGCTTGTCTGGCAAACATCGACACCTTGTACGACGTTTGCGAAAGACTAGCCTGGAACTGGCTGCGGAAGACGTTACGTGAGACTCTCAATCCACATACGCCAGCTGTGTTTGCTTTTCACTCTTTTGCTTATTTACATGTGCCACCGTGTTGCCTAGCTTCCCGGTCAGTAAGTCTTGCGCAGAGGACTCATCACGTCACGACgaccgcccccccctccccctgtcgCGTCGAGCAGCTTATGAAAAGAGGATTCAATGACGCTGCCTTCACTTGGGAAGCAGCAGAGGCACAGAAAGGACTGGTCCTAAGGTTCATTTCTACACTTTACAGGCTCGTGAATAGGATCATTTTACTATATACTACACGCCACCACGCTTCTCATcccaaagcccaacaagccctcgggTGTCGAGAACATCAGACCCATAtcactcacgtcgtgcgtgggtaaggctgCGGAACGCGCCGTTCTGAACAGATTCAGAACGGCGATTCAGAACAGATTCTTCAGATTCCTCGAAAACAAGGGACTGTTACCACGCACCCTCATCGGATTTGgacccggtctatcaactcaaggcaccatgattttaatcaagcaccaaatcattgatcaccccattagaaacgccaaggccattctcgggttggatctcgagaaagcattcgataacctctctcaccaatacattgtggacaccatttccgaCCTCAACCTCGGAGCTAGATTCCACGCGCacgtcaagtcattcttggataacaggaTGGCTACGCTCTGATTTGCCGCcctctccacggagacactctcgccggggagcaggggcacccccgatgaatgaatgaatgaatgaatgaatgtgtgtggtttagtggcgcaagggccagatatggtcaaagagcgccaagatagtgttagtgatttcgcggtgttATGATGAGTTCTGTGACGAAGATGTGACTTgcctgtaaagtggcctaaaaatagtcactgtaaagtgcgtaaaatctacgtgctataaaattatggcgatgactaatgacgcaTACCTGAACATtcaaatccatcgtagaagaatgatgcaaaatataaaatataaaagatggtaaaattacttggagcactgctgcctcgccagagcccttgaaacacaagggcccagaggcatgtgctataccaaagagctatcacagcggcatcctctgaagggaggacccgctacgaacatgtcgggctaaaaacatgcaggacaacgtctttcaggaaacttaggactgcgttggtgtcaaataaaggttctgggccgagtagcattacgggatgtagggggatgtgctgccggtatgctagggaaaaatgtttccttctttcagattcggctgcctgacactccaggaggacgtggaggacggtcagcctctccccgcatctaccgcaggttggaggatcattttcagtgagtgagaagttatgcgtgccaaatgtgtgtcctattctgagacgacagaataggacatctgtacggcgTGATTTTGTATtcgagggccagaatcctaactgtggttttatcaggtggagcttcttatccgtttccgcgtcccacatgtgttgccagtgatctcgcagcctccatcgcaagaaaggcctcagatctgtgacaggcacctg
It includes:
- the LOC126523336 gene encoding arylamine N-acetyltransferase-like, encoding MTSPVLFSPPRNLDCGSQNGESFEHPDPELFAATAKRKIDFGGYRMGPLNPKELLLCLDVLKLEPSALRVKDLDTLNTLIKAHVERIPFQNIDVFLGHQPPLDDDSVFRKVIDQRRGGCCLELNNIFARLLLTLGFKFHIRAARVRWSRPMDSSLTPLTHMLLCVDLDEEGEYFADMGFGGGPNPFKALPVEGEAEPYRARRLDEEGNIEVAIKWTGRDGASPTWRPLFDVFAPPQNWIDIVPMYWYIKLHPRSLLRHTLMVGRFDEDSWLMLVNGRFCRRSTIGQVEHRHIKDVEEVLRLFDTEFAIKLNPDIDLDFLRSRIKSVI